A stretch of the Spirochaeta lutea genome encodes the following:
- a CDS encoding uracil-DNA glycosylase family protein, translating into MTLSDQLITLAHQLSQTLSNLSPNPPVSHIYNPLDYAREAYNTYLRRFARQEGVILFMGMNPGPDGMAQTGIPFGAVNQVTQYLGITEGVTPPRGELLHPKKPVTAFKTTKIEPSGNRLWGLFRELFPDPADFFREHLVLNFCPLLFLNQRGANVPPDKLPAQDRGIITPCDQTMAETIRILRPRALVGIGNWAYQRFVSIKENYNLPTPGVHKILHPSPASPAANRGWYSQAAKALYGDGLWPRDYYIQAQSLENRIKTGK; encoded by the coding sequence TCAGCTCTCCCAAACGCTTTCAAACCTTAGCCCAAATCCTCCGGTAAGCCATATCTATAATCCCCTGGACTATGCCCGGGAGGCCTACAATACCTATCTCCGGCGCTTTGCCCGCCAGGAGGGTGTGATTCTGTTTATGGGCATGAACCCCGGCCCCGACGGCATGGCGCAAACAGGCATACCCTTCGGGGCTGTTAACCAGGTTACCCAATACCTCGGTATCACCGAAGGGGTTACCCCCCCCCGAGGGGAGCTGCTGCATCCTAAAAAGCCGGTGACCGCCTTCAAGACTACCAAGATAGAGCCCAGCGGGAACCGCCTCTGGGGATTGTTCCGGGAGCTATTTCCCGACCCCGCTGACTTTTTCAGAGAACACCTGGTCCTGAACTTCTGCCCCCTGTTGTTTCTGAATCAGCGGGGCGCCAATGTTCCGCCCGACAAGCTCCCGGCCCAGGACCGGGGCATAATAACCCCCTGCGATCAGACCATGGCCGAAACCATACGAATCCTGCGCCCCCGGGCCCTGGTGGGCATTGGCAACTGGGCATACCAACGCTTTGTGTCCATCAAGGAAAATTACAACCTGCCAACCCCCGGGGTACACAAGATCCTTCACCCCAGTCCGGCCAGTCCGGCGGCAAACCGGGGTTGGTACAGCCAAGCAGCCAAGGCCCTCTACGGGGACGGCCTCTGGCCCCGGGATTACTATATTCAGGCTCAATCCCTGGAAAACCGCATAAAAACCGGCAAATGA